The following coding sequences are from one Gossypium raimondii isolate GPD5lz chromosome 4, ASM2569854v1, whole genome shotgun sequence window:
- the LOC128040622 gene encoding uncharacterized protein LOC128040622 codes for MSFTPPPPPVFTSENYHIWVIKMKTYLQAHDLWNVVENDTEPPPLRANPTIAKTRQHSEDCAKKHKAMACLQNGVSDVIFTRIMACDSPKQAWEKLNEGFMGSDKTRQQQVINLKRDFKNLKMRESNTIKQYSDRIMTTVNSIRLLGEDFSESRVVEKVITTLLEKFESKISLLKVIGVKWVFRAKYNADGSLNKHTARLVVKGYNQ; via the coding sequence ATGAGTTTTACACCACCTCCACCACCTGTGTTCACTAGTGAAAACTACCACATTTGGGTGATTAAGATGAAGACATACCTTCAGGCGCATGATTTGTGGAATGTGGTTGAAAATGATACTGAACCACCTCCATTGAGGGCCAATCCCACCATTGCAAAGACCAGGCAACACAGTGAAGACTGTGCTAAGAAGCATAAAGCGATGGCCTGCTTGCAGAATGGAGTATCCGATGTGATCTTCACTCGGATAATGGCTTGTGACTCACCTAAGCAAGCATGGGAGAAGCTGAATGAGGGGTTCATGGGTTCAGATAAGACAAGGCAGCAACAAGTGATCAATCTCAAAAGAGACTTTAAGAACCTGAAGATGAGAGAATCAAATACTATCAAGCAGTACTCAGACAGGATAATGACCACCGTCAACAGTATTAGGCTCCTTGGAGAAGACTTCAGTGAGAGCAGGGTTGTTGAAAAGGTCATCACCACACTTCTTGAAAAGTTTGAGTCTAAAATCTCATTACTTAAGGTCATTGGTGTTAAGTGGGTGTTTAGAGCCAAGTATAATGCTGATGGCTCATTAAATAAACACACGGCAAGGCTTGTGGTGAAAGGCTACAACCAGTAA
- the LOC105780047 gene encoding LOW QUALITY PROTEIN: transposon Tf2-1 polyprotein (The sequence of the model RefSeq protein was modified relative to this genomic sequence to represent the inferred CDS: substituted 1 base at 1 genomic stop codon), with amino-acid sequence MSKEVEGMETRGRARKASRSRDILSALEDRVVTLESSMGDIKERVEDVDDRLHDGLQSMQEQLKEYVTDNMKQLTGRDDAIEAMVVALKGEIAELKGELTIYKVALGNGGLAAAAPKPNIDVPKPKEFKGTRSTDVRRGGSEIETWEEFRCEFKAQFYPEYAEDEARARLHRLAQQGTVREYVQEFSELMLQISDMEEKEAFFSFMDGLKPWRSKSCSRGVQELTKAMSMRESLLEFGGRKDNSNSSKPRLKGNSGGDKERPTRNDDGKKSWDKRKSGPIRCFHCEGPHMIKDCPKKAALKAMEAKGEFDVEDNNLGSILGGVEDRMSHGLMFVDIIVAGRKLNALVDTGASDLFMSEEAACKLGLKIDNEGGRIKTVNSESIPIKGVAKGVDLQLGNWSGKASIKVIPLDDYDFVVGLSFLDQVKALIASSSNYMVISDAKHQCMVKVTRKRSFEGKTLSAIQFAKGVRRNEVSYLATLKIEETAESVSEIPKEVGQLLQSFRDVMPAQLPKSLPPKREVDHKIELVSNVVPPARAPYRMSPPELEELRKQLKELLDAGFIRPSKSPYGAPVLFQKKHDGSLRMCIDYRALNKITVKNRYPIPLIADLFDQLGSARWFTKLDLRSGYHQVRIVEGDEPKTACVTRYGSYEFLMMPFGLTNAPATFCTLMNKVLQPFLDRFVVVYLDDIVVYSKSLEEHVRHLREVFQTLRENELFVKEEKCSFAQQEVSFLGHIVGGGKIRMDKNKIRAISEWEPPTKVTELRSFLRLANYYIRFVEGYSKITTPLTDMLKKGKVWDWNPECEKAFNQLKQEMTREPVLVLPDFMKPYEVRTDASDYAIGGVMMQDGHPIAFESRKLNETERRYTVQEKEMTAVVHCLRTWRHYLLGSRFVVLTDNVANSYFLTQKKLSPKXARWQVLLAEFDFTMEYKPGSANNVADTLSRKIEFAAISQPDGSLLERIREGLSHDPTAKNLIELAKEGKTRRFWLDGELVYTHGHRLYVPHYGKLRKEVMKECHDSKWAGHPGMHRILALLEDRYYWPHMGVDVETYVKTCLVCQQDKVELKTPAGLFQPLPVPERPWESLSMDFIIGLPKSDGFASILVVVDRFSKYATFIPATKECPAEEAARLFLRHVVKYWGVPLSIISDRDGRFFIDYGTELFKSMGSI; translated from the exons ATGTCAAAAGAAGTTGAGGGAATGGAGACCCGTGGGAGGGCTAGGAAAGCCAGTCGCTCAAGGGACATATTGTCAGCTTTAGAGGATCGCGTCGTCACTCTCGAGAGTTCAATGGGGGATATCAAGGAGAGGGTTGAAGATGTTGATGATAGGCTCCATGATGGACTGCAGTCCATGCAGGAGCAGCTTAAAGAGTATGTGACGGACAATATGAAACAGTTGACTGGTAGAGATGATGCCATTGAGGCTATGGTGGTGGCCTTGAAGGGAGAGATTGCGGAGCTCAAGGGTGAACTCACAATCTACAAGGTTGCCTTGGGCAATGGTGGGTTAGCGGCTGCCGCACCCAAGCCCAATATTGATGTTCCCAAGCCCAAAGAGTTTAAGGGAACAAG GTCCACTGATGTGAGACGTGGTGGGTCTGAAATCGAAACATGGGAGGAGTTTCGATGTGAGTTCAAAgcacagttttacccagagtaTGCCGAGGATGAGGCTCGGGCAAGGTTGCATCGGCTTGCGCAACAAGGCACTGTGAGGGAGTATGTACAGGAGTTTAGCGAGCTTATGCTCCAAATCTCAGATATGGAGGAGAAAGAGGCATTCTTTTCCTTTATGGACGGATTAAAACCGTGGCGAAGCAAGAGTTGCAGTAGAGGAGTTCAAGAACTCACCAAGGCTATGTCGATGAGAGAATCACTTCTTGAATTTGGTGGGAGGAAAGACAATTCCAATTCTTCTAAACCCAGATTAAAGGGTAATAGTGGGGGAGATAAAGAAAGGCCCACTAGGAACGACGATGGTAAGAAATCTTGGGACAAGAGAAAGAGTGGGCCTATAAGGTGCTTCCACTGTGAGGGTCCACATATGATCAAGGACTGTCCAAAGAAGGCCGCTCTCAAGGCTATGGAAGCAAAGGGGGAGTTCGATGTGGAGGATAACAACCTTGGATCGATACTAGGGGGTGTCGAAGATAGAATGAGCCATGGTTTGATGTTTGTAGATATCATTGTGGCCGGCAGAAAATTGAATGCGCTCGTTGACACAGGCGCTTCTGATTTATTCATGTCTGAGGAGGCTGCTTGTAAACTGGGCCTCAAGATAGATAATGAAGGGGGTCGGATCAAAACAGTGAACTCGGAAAGTATTCCAATCAAGGGGGTTGCAAAGGGAGTGGATCTTCAGCTCGGCAATTGGTCAGGGAAGGCATCCATTAAGGTAATACCACTTGATGACTATGATTTTGTGGTGGGACTAAGCTTCCTTGATCAGGTTAAAGCTCTTATTGCCTCTTCGAGCAATTACATGGTGATTTCAGATGCGAAACATCAATGCATGGTGAAAGTGACAAGGAAGAGAAGCTTTGAGGGAAAAACACTATCAGCAATTCAGTTTGCTAAAGGTGTACGGAGAAATGAAGTCTCATATTTAGCCACCTTGAAGATCGAAGAGACCGCTGAGTCTGTTAGTGAGATCCCGAAAGAAGTGGGACAATTGCTACAATCATTTCGAGATGTAATGCCTGCTCAGTTGCCAAAAAGTTTGCCACCCAAGAGGGAGGTGGACCACAAAATCGAGTTAGTATCCAATGTGGTGCCGCCAGCAAGGGCCCCCTATCGTATGTCTCCGCCAGAATTAGAAGAGTTGCGGAAACAATTGAAGGAACTTTTGGATGCGGGATTCATTAGACCATCTAAATCCCCATATGGTGCGCCAGTGTTGTTCCAAAAGAAACACGATGGGTCCTTGAGAATGTGCATCGATTATCGAGCTCTAAACAAGATCACCGTGAAGAATAGGTATCCTATTCCTCTTATCGCAGATTTGTTCGATCAGCTTGGTAGTGCAAGATGGTTTACCAAGTTAGATTTGAGATCGGGGTATCATCAAGTTCGGATAGTCGAGGGGGACGAACCAAAGACAGCTTGTGTGACACGGTACGGTTCGTATGAGTTCCTTATGATGCCTTTCGGACTCACGAATGCTCCAGCTACATTCTGCACCCTAATGAATAAGGTACTTCAACCCTTTCTTGATCGTTTTGTGGTTGTTTACCTTGACGATATTGTGGTCTATAGCAAGTCGCTTGAAGAGCACGTAAGACACTTGAGGGAGGTGTTCCAGACTTTGAGGGAAAATGAGCTGTTCGTTAAGGAGGAGAAATGCTCATTTGCCCAACAAGAGGTGTCATTCTTAGGCCACATTGTGGGAGGCGGTAAGATCCGAATGGATAAAAATAAGATTCGAGCCATTTCAGAGTGGGAGCCTCCAACCAAGGTAACAGAGTTGAGATCTTTCCTTAGATTGGCAAATTACTATATCCGCTTTGTCGAAGGGTACTCCAAAATTACCACTCCCTTGACGGACATGTTGAAGAAGGGGAAGGTATGGGATTGGAATCCAGAATGTGAGAAGGCCTTCAACCAATTGAAGCAAGAAATGACGAGGGAGCCCGTACTTGTCTTGCCGGATTTTATGAAGCCTTACGAGGTACGTACAGATGCATCAGATTATGCTATTGGGGGAGTAATGATGCAAGATGGACACCCAATCGCTTTCGAGAGTCGAAAGCTTAACGAGACGGAACGTAGATATACGGTCCAAGAGAAAGAGATGACTGCGGTAGTACACTGCTTGCGCACATGGAGACATTATTTATTGGGTTCCAGGTTCGTGGTTCTTACCGACAATGTTGCCAATAGTTACTTCCTAACCCAGAAAAAGTTGTCTCCCAAGTAGGCTCGTTGGCAGGTTTTACTAGCAGAGTTTGATTTCACAATGGAATATAAACCAGGAAGTGCCAACAATGTTGCTGATACACTTAGTCGAAAGATAGAATTCGCAGCAATCAGTCAACCTGATGGCTCTTTGTTGGAACGCATTCGAGAGGGATTGTCCCATGATCCTACGgccaaaaatttgattgagcttGCCAAGGAGGGAAAAACAAGAAGATTTTGGCTTGATGGGGAGCTAGTATACACTCATGGACACCGCCTCTATGTGCCCCATTATGGGAAACTCCGTAAGGAAGTCATGAAGGAATGTCATGACTCGAAATGGGCAGGCCATCCAGGGATGCATCGCATTTTGGCCCTTTTGGAGGATCGCTATTATTGGCCTCACATGGGTGTTGATGTGGAAACCTATGTGAAAACTTGTCTAGTGTGCCAACAAGACAAGGTTGAGTTAAAGACTCCAGCCGGCTTGTTTCAACCCCTGCCAGTCCCAGAAAGGCCATGGGAgagtttatccatggattttattattggtttgccTAAGTCTGACGGGTTTGCTAGTATTCTTGTTGTGGTGGACAGGTTTTCAAAGTATGCGACTTTTATTCCGGCGACCAAAGAGTGCCCTGCTGAGGAAGCAGCTCGGTTATTCCTTAGACACGTGGTGAAATATTGGGGAGTGCCACTATCTATTATCAGCGATCGAGATGGTCGATTCTTTATCGATTACGGGACGGAGTTGTTCAAGTCAATGGGCTCGATTTGA